The genomic window GCTTATCACAGATGATAATAAAACGCGCATTCATAGCATCTATAATATCTATCCAATGTTGCAGACATTCAAAAGTAGCAGTGGCGCGCTGGTTATTATTTACCTTGAGATAAAACAAGACTTGAGAATCTTGAGTAGATTTCTCTTTCGGGGGGGGGGGGTAATACCTAATTGCTTAGGATTCACAAAATGTATTTTTTTAGCCATATCTCTATAAAACGCATAAATGGAAATGCCAAAAAGCTGTCCTAGTCTCACCACTTTGCCATTGTGATAGAGTTTGATTTGTCTAAAAATCATATTGAGAATCTCCTTAGCGTTGTTAAAATGCTTTAAAGCTTAATGAGGAACATCTGTCCGCTTAAGCCCATATATAGAGGCATAAAGCAAGAGGGATTTTCTTCTAAAAATTCTTCTACTGCTTTTTGTGCGCCAGTAAGTGATGGAGTATGTCCATAATCTTCAGCGATGATAATGCCATTTTTAACGACTTTGTCTTTTACCTTATAAAGTGCAGCTTTTACCGCCTCATACATATCTACATCAATATTTGCTAGGCAAATTTTAGATATAGATTCTGGCAAGTTATCAGTGATGATATTTGCTTTATGCAGAGTGAAATTGCTATATGCACTCAAATATTCTTGCACTCTTTGCAATGAGGTTTCTGTATGTGTGTTTGCCCATCTCAAATCTATAGAATCTTGAGCCTCCTCATAGGTGAAGCCCTCAAATGTATCGCAAAAATAGCATTTTTTATTAATAGCACTTCTATGGATAAAATTAAGCATTGCTCTAGCCGAAGAGCCTTGAAATGTGCCAATCTCAACAATATCTCCCTCTAAATGCTGTGTGATTGAAATAGCCTGCATAATATTTTCAAAGTCGCTTGAGTAAAAATGCGGCAATGGAGAGTGATTAAACTCATAAGTTAATGTATCCCACACATTTTTATGGAGGTGATAGTATCTTGCCACAGGTTGTCCCTGACACAGCGAATCATACTTAATATGATGAATAAAGGCTTCTTTGGCGGCTTCTCTAGCGAGATAATCCGCATTGTAGGCAAGGAGCAAAATGCTATCTTTTTCTACATTTTTAATATCATCAATATGAATCATTTTCACCTCTTTTATTATTTTTAACCATTTCGCCATTTGATACTTCGCACAGAGATTGTATTTACTTATCCCCCCCCCCCGCATAATTTACATCACTTAATAGATAAAGGGGTGCGTTGCATTGTGTTTGAAGATGTTTTATGTAATACGCAAGGGTGGCGATGTTGATTCTATATATGTAGCAATCCTCCATTGTCCTTGCGAAGTCGTTTATGGCTTGCCATTTTATAGATACTCTATCGTAGCAAATGAGCCTCTTTAATGCTCTTTTGCATAGCCTTAAAAACGAAAAAATAGGGGAAAATACACTCTTCATAGTTGCTCCTTTGGTAAGAATTGTATATCTCTTAGGATTTGTGTCAAAATGTGCTCCATACGAGATATATCATATATGATTTCTATAATTTGTGAATCTGCTATGTGCCACAATGCAGGATATTGTGCTATGCTATAAGCTTTGAGCGCAGATTCTGCGTTATAGGTGGCAGTAGGAGTGCGATTATAGAGGATACTCATAGGTGTTTGCGTTTGGGTAAGAAACTCTAGCAGTCCGCACCTTAAGCCAACAATGCGTTTGGCTTTTTTTGCTAATGTAAAAATCTCTAAGAAGTCTAAATCACAAGTTTTATACACTGCCCCCCCCCCGCTTAATAGATTCTCACTTGCTTGATTCACAAATACATCATAACCTTTTTGTGTGAGTTGAGTTATAAGTTTAAGCCAAAATTCATCGTCTATGAGCTGTATAGAATTTGCTTTTGGGATAAGTAAAATAAAATTTTTAAGATTGAGATTAATCTTAGCACATTTTTGCAGGACACTCTTTTCACTTTGTGGAGGAATACACACTTTGCGCGGACAAATGTCATTGAGTGGAATTTTTAATTGAGAAATGATAAAGCAAAAATGATTGATAGGATTGTGTGGGTGTTGCTTATTAAAACCAAGAAGTTTGCCAAAAAATGCAGTGCCTGGTAATATGGTAAAGATTCTAAAAGAATGAGTGCGAAAAGAGTAATGAAAATCTGGTATTTTATGCTCTGGTATATTCACAAAAATATGAGGAATCTCTGGGCAAAGAGCTTGTATTAATTGTAAATGATAAGGTTTTGTCGCAAGTAAAAGTGGATTTTTGCTTTTATTGTTTTTAACATATCTATCAAAGCAAAAAGCAAAAAAAAATAAACTTCTCCGCTATTTGTGCGAAACATATAAATATCATCATATTGTTTGTCAATATGTGCGAGATAGGTATATTCAAATCGCTTTACTCTTGGGTCAATGAAAGATTTTTTAATGATTGTATGCAGGAGTGCAAGTTTGATTGTAATGATTTGGTATCGGTGAATCTTGGAGATAATAAGAAAATTTTGAAAAAGTTTTATTTCTGCTTTGATTACAATATCCCACTTATTTTTATAGGTTATTTTTTGCAAGATAGGATAATTAAGTAAGAGTATAGCCTTTTGTGTTTGAGTATTTGTCGTTTGTTGAATACATTGATAAAGCTTCATTACTCTTTTTATTTGCCTTTATAAATTTTCATCGATTTGGTATGCAATTTTAAAGGCTTCATCGCGTTCTTTGTTGATAGCAAAGGCGGTTTTTAGCCCACTTGGCTTTTTGTCATTGACTAAGATTCTCTCACCTAATGGCATATCACACAAAATATGATGATAAATAATGCCCTCTTTGGCTAAAAATGATTGCAAAGATTCTAATTCCTCTTGCTTTCTTGCTGTGAGCAATATCACCTTATCACCCTTAGGCAATTTCTCAAAAAAATCTTTTACGCCTTCGAGCAAAACATCGTTTCCTTGCAGGTAACCATTATGCTTGAGTATCGTGCCATCAATATCTAATATCCAAGTTTTGTGTAGAGTTGAGAGAGTAAGCATTACAACACCTCGCCTAGCTTGACTATGCCATTATAGAATGCCCCACATATTGAATCATAATCTTCCCACGCATATGTAGTGAGCGAGAGCCAAATAACAGCGTGAAGCAATTTGATTTTACGCTTATTGACAAGCGGGAGGTTATCAAAGAAAAACTCCTCCATATCCGCCCAATTATTAGGCTTTATAGCAAACTCTACTTCATTATCTTGAATATCAAGCGTGAATTTTTTTAAATTAAATTGGTCATAATCGCCTTTAAGAGAATAATAGAGTTTCGCCCAGTCATAATCCTCATCACCAAATATTTTTGTATCGCCAAAATATCCGCGTGGGTCGATAAAAGCTACTTTCATATGAAAGGTATCAAACATAAGATTGCTAAAGGTGCAATCCCCGTGGATAAGGCAGAAATATTGAGGAAAGACATTTTTGAGGGCATTTATCAAGGCTTCTTTATTGAAAAATACATTTTTGTAATAATGCCCATTGATTTTGATAAATTCTTTATCTGCAAAGGGAATAAGTGGCTGCACGAGGGAAAGTCTTTCAAAAGTCTTTGTGATATAAGTTTGCTCCGTGTCCTTATCATTTGCACTTTGTTTGGGCTGAAGATTATGCAATTCATTAAGGGCATTTATCGTGGCAAGTAAAATTTCTTTTTTTTGAGAAAAGGTAAGGCAGTCGTATTCGTAGATATTTTTGCCTTGCACGCGTTTCATTGTGAGAGGTTGATATGCGTAAATATGCGGAATATAATCAAAATTAAGATTTTTTACATATTCATACCAAGCAATTTCATTGATAGCTATTTGCCTACCCTGCTCATTAATACCACATTTTGTTACCATATCATCATTGAATGTAATAGCATTAAATGGGCGGCATTTTGGGGCAGATTCATTATTATCCGCATAAGAAAGGAGTGTGCCAATTTCTTTTGAAC from Helicobacter typhlonius includes these protein-coding regions:
- a CDS encoding TylF/MycF/NovP-related O-methyltransferase; this translates as MIHIDDIKNVEKDSILLLAYNADYLAREAAKEAFIHHIKYDSLCQGQPVARYYHLHKNVWDTLTYEFNHSPLPHFYSSDFENIMQAISITQHLEGDIVEIGTFQGSSARAMLNFIHRSAINKKCYFCDTFEGFTYEEAQDSIDLRWANTHTETSLQRVQEYLSAYSNFTLHKANIITDNLPESISKICLANIDVDMYEAVKAALYKVKDKVVKNGIIIAEDYGHTPSLTGAQKAVEEFLEENPSCFMPLYMGLSGQMFLIKL
- a CDS encoding sugar phosphate nucleotidyltransferase yields the protein MHIIIQAGGKGTRLEGLTKNKPKCLVPVDNLPIIFHIFQKFCNDRFTIIADYKADVLEKYLKCFASKVDYKIIKAAGGGTISGIKDALKSQGDNEPFMILWCDLILSHNFTIPCEKGNYIGISKDFECRWSYIDNQFINEPSKENGVAGLFIFENKKYLADIKQEGAFVTWLKYQNIPFKRLNLNGSKEIGTLLSYADNNESAPKCRPFNAITFNDDMVTKCGINEQGRQIAINEIAWYEYVKNLNFDYIPHIYAYQPLTMKRVQGKNIYEYDCLTFSQKKEILLATINALNELHNLQPKQSANDKDTEQTYITKTFERLSLVQPLIPFADKEFIKINGHYYKNVFFNKEALINALKNVFPQYFCLIHGDCTFSNLMFDTFHMKVAFIDPRGYFGDTKIFGDEDYDWAKLYYSLKGDYDQFNLKKFTLDIQDNEVEFAIKPNNWADMEEFFFDNLPLVNKRKIKLLHAVIWLSLTTYAWEDYDSICGAFYNGIVKLGEVL
- a CDS encoding HAD family hydrolase produces the protein MLTLSTLHKTWILDIDGTILKHNGYLQGNDVLLEGVKDFFEKLPKGDKVILLTARKQEELESLQSFLAKEGIIYHHILCDMPLGERILVNDKKPSGLKTAFAINKERDEAFKIAYQIDENL